A genomic segment from Tuwongella immobilis encodes:
- a CDS encoding putative metallopeptidase: protein MDGIEVCTRKNRPDLYEMLKDLIAKHHAHLCEADIVICFNFNWKPDSDGHLKLVEVTRASAVTQCLSAIRVDLIITLNQQHFEKMDDTQKRACLDEALCRCKERQDQSGRTIGYRVSKIDFCGMMENIKRFGPWQTTLKTVQRLLNAEEEPGLFDAVSEEIADAEYELSESATIPMLPEGQSS, encoded by the coding sequence ATGGACGGAATCGAAGTCTGCACCCGGAAAAACCGGCCTGATCTGTACGAGATGTTGAAGGATCTTATTGCAAAGCATCATGCCCATTTGTGCGAAGCGGACATTGTCATCTGTTTCAACTTCAATTGGAAGCCTGATTCCGACGGGCATCTTAAGCTGGTCGAAGTGACCCGAGCTAGCGCTGTCACCCAATGTCTGTCTGCAATCCGGGTCGATCTGATCATCACTCTGAACCAGCAGCATTTTGAAAAAATGGACGATACGCAGAAACGGGCATGTCTGGATGAAGCCCTTTGCCGTTGTAAAGAACGGCAGGATCAATCCGGAAGGACCATTGGTTATCGGGTCAGCAAAATCGACTTCTGCGGCATGATGGAAAACATCAAGCGGTTCGGCCCATGGCAGACCACGTTGAAAACTGTCCAACGGCTGCTCAACGCCGAGGAGGAGCCGGGTCTGTTTGACGCTGTCTCCGAAGAAATCGCCGACGCCGAATACGAGCTCTCAGAATCGGCAACCATCCCCATGCTGCCGGAGGGCCAATCATCATGA
- a CDS encoding ATP-binding protein — protein MTVSVLSKVRTAAPALPSRVFIHAPEKWGKSSVACYAPKPVFILTEGETGLLSLIESGQVPETSYLPEARSFDDLTAYCNAILYDDHDYRSLVIDTSNGAERLLGQKVLDEEFNGVMMGKDGFTSYGKGDLACVSHWTRFLRLLDEIRTSRKMMVILLAHTKVKTVNNPTGPDYDQLRPDGVEKLWSLTHKWADIIAAGVHDLTVKDDKVKDSKGRYLVCAGTASIVAGNRYGLPDRISCGKSAEAGWQNFASAVRAAKSRGQRQPIPEPAKRVDSEPQPAPTLPPTPPTPVLTPETAPPPPPTTVADLPTNTVGKLSTRAIELMHKLKLSWTEARQQYSPLIGMPEGEVYKLTDLTPSQLEHLIEMLEESQK, from the coding sequence ATGACCGTGTCCGTTCTCAGCAAGGTTCGAACCGCGGCCCCCGCGCTGCCATCGCGGGTGTTCATTCATGCCCCCGAGAAATGGGGCAAGTCATCGGTGGCCTGCTATGCCCCGAAACCAGTTTTCATCCTTACCGAGGGCGAAACTGGTCTGTTGTCACTGATCGAGTCGGGGCAGGTTCCCGAGACCTCTTACCTACCCGAGGCCCGATCATTTGACGATCTGACAGCGTATTGCAACGCCATCCTGTACGACGACCATGACTATCGATCCCTCGTGATTGACACATCCAATGGGGCCGAACGACTTCTCGGTCAAAAGGTGCTGGATGAGGAGTTCAACGGGGTGATGATGGGCAAGGACGGGTTCACGTCTTACGGCAAAGGCGATCTCGCCTGTGTCTCGCACTGGACCCGCTTTTTGCGACTGCTGGATGAGATCCGTACCAGCCGCAAAATGATGGTCATTCTCTTGGCACATACCAAGGTGAAAACTGTCAACAACCCGACTGGCCCTGACTACGATCAACTTCGCCCGGATGGTGTCGAAAAGCTCTGGTCGCTCACCCACAAATGGGCGGACATCATTGCAGCAGGTGTCCACGACCTGACAGTCAAAGATGACAAGGTCAAGGACTCGAAGGGGCGTTACCTCGTTTGTGCTGGGACTGCGTCCATCGTGGCAGGCAATCGCTACGGTCTGCCGGATCGTATCTCCTGCGGCAAGTCCGCTGAGGCAGGCTGGCAGAATTTCGCTTCGGCTGTCCGGGCTGCCAAGTCTCGGGGCCAGCGTCAGCCGATTCCTGAGCCGGCGAAACGGGTGGATTCAGAGCCGCAACCAGCCCCAACGCTGCCACCAACGCCACCAACGCCAGTGTTAACCCCGGAAACTGCACCGCCACCGCCACCAACGACAGTTGCCGACTTGCCGACAAACACCGTTGGCAAGCTCTCCACCCGTGCCATCGAACTGATGCACAAACTCAAGCTCTCTTGGACGGAGGCGCGTCAACAGTACAGCCCGTTGATTGGGATGCCGGAAGGGGAGGTTTACAAGCTCACCGATCTGACTCCGTCGCAACTTGAACATCTGATTGAGATGCTGGAGGAGAGCCAAAAGTGA